One segment of Anaerohalosphaeraceae bacterium DNA contains the following:
- a CDS encoding helix-turn-helix domain-containing protein — translation MGCLRAGALRNWPDLPTGFRENRDRIRAAAEQICRRLDWLDKPERLLLEMVYEQGMSVRKISAVLGQHPSTVARRIHTLVEGLFSPEYQICLRGRSRLTPLQMSIARHYFVRKKSRRWLARFHRISLYALNRHLETIIVFIERQKIFSDFGWTAAAEGQR, via the coding sequence ATGGGCTGCTTACGAGCGGGAGCTTTGCGGAATTGGCCCGATTTGCCCACTGGTTTTCGGGAAAACAGGGATAGGATTCGGGCGGCGGCCGAACAAATCTGCCGACGCCTCGATTGGCTTGACAAGCCCGAACGGCTTCTGCTTGAAATGGTCTATGAGCAGGGAATGTCCGTCCGTAAAATTTCCGCCGTCCTCGGACAACATCCTTCGACAGTAGCCAGGCGGATTCATACGCTTGTTGAGGGGCTTTTTTCTCCGGAGTATCAGATTTGTCTGCGAGGCCGAAGCCGGCTAACCCCGCTGCAGATGAGCATCGCCCGTCACTATTTTGTCCGGAAAAAAAGCCGCCGTTGGCTGGCCCGCTTCCACCGCATTTCTCTTTATGCCCTGAACCGCCATCTGGAGACAATCATTGTTTTCATTGAGCGGCAAAAGATCTTCAGCGATTTCGGCTGGACTGCTGCAGCAGAAGGGCAGCGATGA
- a CDS encoding glycogen-binding domain-containing protein, producing MVKSGKKKGEFCFVYKPSGKVQKVALAGSFNQWKPQTMTKQKNGEYTLTIPLAAGYYEYKFLVDGNWMEDKDNGAYTFNPYGTLNSVLKVD from the coding sequence ATGGTTAAATCAGGAAAGAAAAAAGGCGAGTTTTGTTTCGTTTACAAACCGTCCGGCAAGGTGCAGAAGGTGGCGTTGGCCGGCTCATTCAATCAGTGGAAACCGCAAACGATGACCAAACAGAAAAACGGCGAATACACCCTGACAATCCCCCTGGCAGCCGGGTATTATGAGTATAAGTTCCTTGTGGACGGCAACTGGATGGAAGACAAAGACAACGGGGCTTATACCTTCAATCCCTACGGAACGCTGAATTCGGTTTTGAAGGTCGATTAA
- a CDS encoding PAS domain S-box protein: protein MTESEEPEIIRKASFQSLLNGCPASAASSGCSVQKILEELASARLQAEENEQKFRALFENALDGIMLLDCRTRRFLMPNQQMCRMLGYTAEEIEQLTLLDILPPNVHESALGHFEQLAAGHPQQVSAQSIRRKDGQIFYADISAALFWLNGAPYAVGIFRDVTEKKRHQEEQTRRQQELDAVLQAVPVGISHVKNRIFLRVNQIFCSLIGYSAEELIGRDTSCLYRSKEEFDLWGHSLYARLQAAGEVMDELTFRHKDGHLLSVLLRGVYLDPQDRSKGELFALTDITDRKQAERALQFTQFAVDHLTTPMYWLDSNLRLIQVNQAACRTLGYTEEELLQMSILDIDPIYSKDKAAQIWTTMKQTGSLRLESMHKTKDGRVFPVEIVSSYLNYEGQEYHCAFAQDISERKAAENAREKLLRELRTKNEELESVVFVASHDLRGPLVNIEGFAGEIRRALEEMKTLLEKAELPPETNKRLQELLQKDIGESLHFISAGTAKMDSLLSGLLRLSRVGTATIRIERIRMNSLLQLVLGAMRYEIRRLGAQIHLDTLPDCLGDAVQVNQVFSNLIDNALKYRRPEEPVRIWITGQTRGDEVIYTIKDNGIGIAKEHHEKIFEIFHRLNPDGPQKGEGLGLTIVRRILDRLDGRIWVESELGAGASFFVSLPAVR, encoded by the coding sequence ATGACAGAATCGGAAGAACCCGAAATCATCCGAAAAGCGTCCTTCCAATCTCTCTTGAACGGCTGTCCCGCTTCTGCCGCTTCGTCCGGGTGTTCGGTTCAAAAAATCCTGGAAGAGCTGGCCAGTGCCCGTCTTCAGGCGGAAGAGAACGAGCAGAAATTTCGGGCTCTTTTTGAAAACGCTTTGGACGGAATTATGCTGCTGGACTGCCGGACCCGCCGATTCCTGATGCCCAATCAGCAGATGTGCCGGATGCTCGGCTATACCGCCGAAGAAATTGAACAACTGACTCTTCTGGATATTCTTCCGCCGAATGTTCACGAATCGGCTCTTGGACACTTCGAACAGCTGGCCGCAGGACATCCCCAGCAGGTTTCCGCCCAATCCATTCGACGCAAGGACGGACAGATTTTTTATGCGGATATTTCCGCCGCTCTTTTTTGGCTGAACGGCGCCCCCTACGCCGTCGGGATTTTTCGTGACGTAACAGAAAAAAAGCGGCACCAGGAAGAACAGACCCGACGCCAGCAGGAGCTGGATGCAGTTTTGCAGGCGGTCCCGGTGGGCATCAGCCATGTGAAAAACCGCATCTTCCTCCGTGTCAATCAAATCTTCTGCAGCCTCATAGGATATTCGGCGGAAGAATTAATCGGACGAGATACTTCCTGCCTGTACCGTTCGAAAGAAGAATTTGACCTATGGGGGCACTCGCTGTATGCGCGTCTTCAGGCCGCTGGAGAAGTAATGGACGAATTGACCTTCCGACACAAAGACGGTCATTTGCTTTCCGTGCTGCTGCGAGGGGTTTATCTGGACCCTCAGGATCGCTCCAAAGGAGAGCTCTTCGCCCTGACGGATATCACGGACCGCAAACAAGCCGAGCGGGCCCTGCAGTTTACGCAGTTCGCTGTGGACCATTTGACCACGCCGATGTATTGGCTGGACTCCAATCTTCGTCTGATTCAGGTCAACCAGGCCGCCTGCCGCACCCTCGGGTATACGGAGGAAGAACTGCTGCAGATGTCCATTCTGGACATTGACCCGATTTACTCGAAAGACAAAGCGGCCCAGATCTGGACCACAATGAAGCAAACAGGTTCCCTGCGTCTGGAAAGCATGCACAAAACCAAAGACGGACGGGTCTTTCCGGTCGAAATCGTCAGCAGTTATCTGAATTATGAAGGGCAGGAATACCACTGTGCCTTTGCGCAGGATATTTCCGAACGAAAGGCCGCAGAAAACGCCCGGGAAAAACTGCTGCGGGAACTTCGAACCAAGAACGAAGAACTGGAAAGTGTTGTTTTCGTGGCTTCTCATGATTTGCGCGGGCCGCTGGTGAACATTGAAGGCTTTGCCGGTGAGATTCGGCGGGCACTGGAAGAAATGAAAACCCTTTTGGAAAAGGCGGAGCTGCCGCCGGAAACAAACAAACGGCTCCAGGAGCTTCTCCAGAAAGATATCGGCGAATCCCTTCACTTTATCTCGGCCGGCACGGCCAAAATGGATTCCCTGCTGAGCGGTCTGCTTCGGCTTTCCCGGGTCGGGACCGCCACGATTCGGATTGAACGGATTCGGATGAACTCCCTTCTTCAGTTGGTATTGGGGGCTATGCGGTATGAGATTCGCCGGCTGGGGGCACAGATTCATCTGGACACGCTTCCGGATTGTCTGGGGGATGCTGTTCAAGTCAACCAAGTCTTCAGTAATCTGATAGACAATGCCCTGAAATACCGCCGTCCGGAAGAACCTGTCCGGATTTGGATTACCGGACAGACTCGCGGGGATGAAGTTATTTATACAATCAAGGATAATGGAATAGGCATCGCCAAAGAACACCACGAGAAGATTTTTGAAATCTTTCATCGCCTCAATCCGGACGGCCCGCAAAAAGGCGAAGGGCTCGGATTGACAATTGTGCGTCGGATTCTGGACCGGCTGGATGGGCGAATCTGGGTGGAATCTGAACTGGGGGCGGGGGCTTCTTTTTTTGTTTCTCTTCCTGCGGTCCGATAA
- a CDS encoding Dabb family protein encodes MSGSKFFFGVFGVLSTLLLAAGCEMVGQPKKLTAGPQVAHCVFFTLHNNSIYAKQQLVRDAYAWLRSHEGVVYFAAGERAVQMQRPVNDTTFDVSVLIVFDSVAAYDAYQTSKKHLEFIQRNEANWKQVRVFDSLIQ; translated from the coding sequence ATGAGCGGGAGCAAATTCTTTTTTGGAGTATTTGGAGTATTGAGCACGCTTTTGCTGGCCGCAGGCTGCGAAATGGTCGGGCAGCCCAAGAAACTGACCGCCGGTCCGCAGGTAGCTCACTGTGTCTTTTTTACGCTGCACAATAACTCCATTTATGCCAAACAGCAGCTGGTCCGGGATGCCTATGCCTGGCTGCGCAGCCACGAGGGGGTGGTGTATTTTGCGGCGGGCGAGCGGGCGGTCCAGATGCAGCGTCCGGTGAATGATACGACCTTTGATGTGAGCGTGCTGATTGTCTTTGACAGCGTCGCCGCATACGACGCCTACCAAACCTCCAAAAAGCACCTCGAATTCATCCAGCGGAACGAGGCCAACTGGAAACAGGTCCGAGTGTTCGATTCCCTGATTCAGTAA
- a CDS encoding PhoPQ-activated protein PqaA family protein produces MKSRYFGAGFFLLVLSALVSATALDDYVAMPDAAYSWTQVGSGSYDSATFTTAFTLRLNSQQWRSSTEVEPSQVLWKHWVTVIIPSSALGPTRSTALLLINGGSTNDPAPAADSQMRLLSAATRSLIVTLTAVPNQPIRFLDESFSRSEDEIIAYTWDKFLNGGDAFWPAQLPMVKSVKACMDAVQAFAASQAKTVNSFVLTGGSKRGWTAWLTAAVDSRVIAAAPIVIDLLNMERSFAHHWACYGFWAPSLAPYQQKTIFDRFDLPRTAELLEIVDPYRYRSRLTLPKYIITASGDDFFVSDSAQFYIRQLSGETLLRTVPNTNHYLDGAYSSVFAGLVPFYDAVLNGAARPSFSWTVQPDGTTIVQTSTTPSAVKLWQITNPTARDFRRLTTGPNWTSTALTDQGGGVYIGQVPVPPQGWTAYFVELTFPGRTVGGISYPYLFTTEMVVVPEIRPFETDFSRDRSTNLSDLVIFSEHWLTGNPYRDLFPRRGGDGVVNLNDLALFGSHWLETF; encoded by the coding sequence ATGAAAAGTCGATATTTTGGGGCGGGTTTTTTCTTATTGGTGTTGTCTGCACTCGTTTCTGCAACGGCCCTGGATGATTATGTAGCGATGCCGGATGCGGCATATTCCTGGACTCAGGTCGGCAGCGGGTCCTATGATTCCGCCACCTTCACAACCGCTTTTACTCTTCGCCTGAATTCTCAGCAGTGGCGCAGCAGCACCGAAGTCGAACCCAGCCAGGTTCTCTGGAAACACTGGGTTACGGTGATTATTCCTTCTTCAGCTCTGGGGCCTACCCGTTCGACCGCCCTGCTTTTGATTAACGGCGGCAGCACGAATGACCCCGCCCCGGCCGCGGACAGCCAGATGCGGCTGCTCTCGGCGGCCACCCGTTCCCTGATTGTAACCCTCACGGCTGTGCCCAATCAGCCCATCCGGTTCCTGGATGAGTCCTTCTCCCGCAGCGAGGATGAGATTATCGCCTATACGTGGGATAAGTTCCTTAACGGCGGCGATGCGTTCTGGCCCGCCCAGCTGCCGATGGTCAAATCGGTCAAGGCCTGTATGGATGCCGTGCAGGCCTTCGCGGCCTCGCAGGCCAAAACCGTCAACTCGTTCGTGCTCACAGGCGGGTCCAAACGCGGCTGGACGGCCTGGCTGACGGCGGCCGTGGACAGCCGTGTCATCGCCGCTGCTCCGATTGTCATCGACCTGCTGAATATGGAGCGCTCCTTTGCTCATCACTGGGCCTGCTATGGGTTTTGGGCCCCCTCGCTGGCTCCCTACCAGCAAAAAACGATTTTTGACCGGTTTGACTTGCCCCGAACGGCCGAACTGCTGGAGATTGTGGACCCCTACCGGTACCGCAGCCGCCTGACCCTGCCCAAATACATTATCACCGCCTCCGGCGACGACTTTTTCGTGAGCGACTCGGCCCAGTTTTACATCCGCCAGCTGTCCGGAGAAACCCTCCTGCGAACCGTGCCGAATACCAATCATTATCTGGACGGCGCCTACAGCAGCGTTTTTGCCGGGCTGGTCCCCTTCTATGACGCAGTGCTGAACGGGGCCGCCCGCCCGAGCTTCAGCTGGACCGTCCAGCCGGACGGAACGACAATTGTCCAGACTTCGACGACGCCTTCAGCGGTCAAACTCTGGCAGATTACCAACCCGACGGCGCGGGATTTTCGGCGGCTGACGACCGGCCCTAACTGGACGTCCACCGCCCTAACGGACCAGGGCGGCGGAGTGTATATCGGGCAGGTGCCTGTTCCGCCGCAGGGCTGGACGGCCTACTTTGTCGAACTGACCTTCCCCGGCAGGACCGTCGGCGGCATTTCCTATCCGTATCTGTTCACCACCGAAATGGTCGTGGTCCCGGAAATCCGACCGTTTGAGACTGACTTCAGCCGAGACCGAAGCACGAACCTTTCGGATTTGGTCATCTTCAGCGAACACTGGCTGACGGGCAATCCGTACCGGGATCTCTTCCCGCGGCGCGGCGGCGACGGAGTGGTGAATCTGAATGACCTGGCTCTGTTCGGAAGCCACTGGCTTGAGACCTTCTGA